One genomic window of Tatumella citrea includes the following:
- a CDS encoding YggS family pyridoxal phosphate-dependent enzyme: MTSIQHNLQNIRQRISTAAESCGRDPQQITLLAVSKTKPVSDIREAWQAGQRCFGENYVQEGVDKVAQTGDLTGLEWHFIGPLQSNKSRLVAENFDWCHTLDRQKLAQRLNDQRPPQRGPLNVLIQVNISDESSKSGISVSEIPDLARQIAELPQLKLRGLMAIPAPSENYQSQLAVCRQMAAAFHALQAEYSGIDTLSLGMSDDMDAAIEAGSTMVRIGSAIFGARQYPPSSPQ; the protein is encoded by the coding sequence ATGACTTCCATTCAGCATAATTTACAGAATATTCGTCAGCGTATTAGTACTGCCGCCGAAAGTTGCGGCAGAGATCCACAGCAAATTACGCTGCTGGCAGTAAGTAAAACTAAACCTGTGAGCGACATTCGCGAAGCCTGGCAGGCCGGGCAGCGTTGTTTTGGTGAAAATTATGTACAGGAAGGCGTGGATAAAGTGGCTCAGACCGGAGACTTAACCGGGCTGGAATGGCACTTTATCGGGCCGTTGCAATCCAATAAAAGCCGTCTGGTGGCCGAAAACTTTGACTGGTGCCATACCCTCGACCGACAGAAGCTGGCACAACGGCTCAACGATCAGCGTCCACCACAACGTGGGCCACTGAATGTGCTTATCCAGGTAAATATCAGCGATGAATCCAGCAAATCAGGGATCAGTGTCAGTGAAATCCCCGACCTTGCACGACAGATTGCTGAATTACCACAGCTGAAATTACGTGGTCTGATGGCAATTCCTGCGCCATCAGAAAATTATCAATCACAACTGGCGGTATGCCGACAGATGGCTGCTGCATTTCACGCATTACAGGCGGAATACAGCGGGATTGATACGTTATCGCTGGGAATGAGCGATGATATGGACGCCGCCATTGAAGCCGGCAGTACGATGGTTCGCATTGGCTCAGCCATTTTTGGCGCCCGCCAGTATCCGCCCTCTTCACCCCAATAA
- a CDS encoding type IV pilus twitching motility protein PilT, which produces MELDEIVALSVKHNASDLHLCCGHLPWWRCQGQLTTPPGLAPVSDETLHQFCDDWLSDEQQQQLLSHGHCDTAVTTVSGIRLRACIFRRNGGMSLALRILRQQIPSMESLGIPAICHRLTGENTGLILFTGATGCGKSTSLAAMINTISRQRALHIITLEDPVEYIYDSQRSLIQQREAGRDFSCFSQGLVAALRQDPDIIMLGELRDPQTIRLALTAAETGHLVLATLHTRTAAQAVERLVDSFPPGEKAFVSARLAACLTAVIAQRLVDDDKQAGQQRAEFEVLVNTPAVASVIREGKTHLLAGIIQTSSADGMQCFPPSAAREAGKPTQDRRIVSDAVSAVQNSIWPGSVKGQQR; this is translated from the coding sequence ATGGAGTTAGATGAAATTGTTGCGCTTAGTGTAAAGCATAATGCCTCTGATCTGCACCTCTGCTGTGGACATTTACCCTGGTGGCGTTGTCAGGGGCAACTGACAACGCCACCAGGACTGGCTCCGGTGAGCGACGAGACCCTGCATCAGTTTTGTGATGACTGGCTGTCGGATGAGCAACAGCAACAGCTGCTCAGCCACGGCCACTGTGACACCGCAGTGACAACGGTGTCAGGTATCCGCCTGAGAGCCTGTATTTTCCGCCGTAATGGTGGAATGTCGCTGGCATTACGTATTTTGCGTCAGCAGATCCCCTCCATGGAGAGCCTGGGGATACCTGCTATCTGCCATCGTCTGACCGGTGAAAATACAGGGCTGATACTATTCACCGGAGCGACCGGTTGCGGAAAATCGACTTCGCTGGCGGCCATGATTAATACAATCAGCCGACAAAGGGCGCTGCATATTATTACCCTGGAGGACCCTGTTGAATACATTTACGACAGTCAGCGCTCTTTGATTCAGCAACGCGAAGCAGGAAGGGATTTCTCCTGTTTCAGTCAGGGGCTGGTGGCAGCGTTACGCCAGGACCCGGATATTATCATGCTGGGTGAATTGCGTGATCCTCAGACAATCCGGCTGGCTCTGACTGCTGCAGAAACCGGCCATCTGGTGCTGGCAACCCTGCATACCAGAACGGCAGCACAGGCCGTTGAACGGCTGGTCGATAGTTTTCCGCCCGGCGAGAAGGCATTTGTCAGCGCCCGGCTGGCTGCATGCCTGACGGCAGTGATTGCTCAGCGACTGGTGGATGATGATAAGCAGGCCGGTCAGCAGCGGGCAGAGTTTGAAGTTCTGGTGAATACCCCGGCAGTTGCCAGTGTTATCCGTGAAGGTAAGACTCATCTGCTGGCGGGAATAATACAGACCAGCTCGGCTGATGGCATGCAGTGTTTTCCTCCCTCAGCAGCGAGAGAAGCAGGGAAGCCAACACAGGACAGACGTATTGTCAGCGACGCTGTATCAGCTGTTCAGAACAGTATCTGGCCGGGAAGTGTTAAGGGACAGCAGAGATGA
- a CDS encoding protease inhibitor I42 family protein translates to MNRFISCLAVALSCMSVAAVAAETPAQLNGVAGKPILLTLDASPTTGYQWMVSQLPSGLLLIPGSYRQSPDCKSGMVGCSGQQTFYLIGRKAGTSTLKMIYGRTFDSADWLEKSIRVVISAVP, encoded by the coding sequence ATGAACAGATTTATTAGCTGTCTGGCTGTTGCACTAAGCTGTATGAGTGTTGCGGCTGTCGCGGCAGAAACACCTGCTCAGCTCAACGGCGTGGCAGGCAAACCGATTCTTCTGACCCTGGATGCCAGTCCGACCACCGGCTATCAGTGGATGGTAAGTCAGTTACCTTCCGGTTTACTGCTGATTCCTGGCAGTTATCGCCAGTCTCCCGATTGCAAATCGGGCATGGTGGGGTGTTCAGGCCAGCAGACATTTTATCTGATTGGCCGCAAAGCCGGCACCTCAACCCTGAAAATGATTTATGGCCGGACGTTTGACAGCGCCGACTGGCTAGAGAAGAGTATCCGGGTGGTCATCTCTGCTGTCCCTTAA
- the ruvX gene encoding Holliday junction resolvase RuvX, which produces MSVKTLLGFDFGTRSIGVAIGQQLTGTARPLTAIKAQDGVPDWNVIEKLLKEWQPDLVVVGLPLNMDGTEQPLTARARKFANRLHGRFGVVVELQDERLSTVEARAGLFETGGYRALTKGKVDSGSAVIILESWFDNH; this is translated from the coding sequence ATGTCAGTAAAAACCTTACTCGGATTCGATTTCGGGACCCGTAGTATCGGAGTGGCTATCGGCCAGCAACTGACCGGTACCGCCAGACCTCTGACAGCAATCAAAGCACAGGACGGAGTCCCTGACTGGAATGTGATTGAAAAGCTGCTGAAAGAGTGGCAACCCGACTTAGTGGTGGTTGGTCTGCCACTGAATATGGATGGAACAGAGCAACCTCTGACTGCCCGTGCCCGTAAATTTGCCAACCGACTGCATGGCAGATTTGGTGTTGTGGTTGAATTACAGGATGAACGCCTGAGTACTGTTGAAGCGCGTGCAGGTCTGTTTGAAACGGGTGGTTATCGTGCACTGACCAAGGGTAAGGTCGATTCCGGTTCAGCGGTGATCATTCTGGAAAGCTGGTTCGACAACCATTAA
- a CDS encoding YqgE/AlgH family protein, with product MNLQHHFLIAMPSLQDPVFKRSVIYVCEHNDEGAMGLIVNKPMENLTIEGVLSKLDITPQQNDAAHTLENPVYNGGPVAEDRGFILHSPQHNFSSSITISEHTVLTTSKDVLESLGTEQQPENIIVALGYCSWEKLQLENEILENAWLTIPASEKILFHTPAAERWRNAAKHIGIDISQMSSEAGHA from the coding sequence ATGAATTTACAGCACCATTTTCTGATCGCGATGCCCTCATTACAGGACCCGGTATTCAAACGGTCTGTAATCTATGTTTGTGAGCACAACGATGAAGGAGCAATGGGCCTGATTGTGAACAAGCCCATGGAAAACCTGACTATTGAGGGTGTGCTGAGCAAACTAGACATTACGCCACAACAAAATGATGCTGCACATACCTTAGAAAACCCGGTGTATAACGGCGGACCGGTGGCAGAAGATCGCGGTTTTATCCTGCACTCACCGCAACACAATTTTTCTTCCAGCATCACCATTTCAGAACATACCGTACTGACTACTTCAAAAGATGTTCTTGAGTCGCTGGGTACTGAACAGCAACCAGAGAATATCATTGTTGCACTGGGATATTGCAGCTGGGAGAAATTGCAGCTGGAAAACGAAATTCTGGAAAACGCATGGCTGACTATTCCGGCCAGTGAAAAAATTCTGTTCCATACTCCGGCAGCTGAACGCTGGCGTAATGCAGCGAAACATATCGGTATCGATATCAGTCAGATGAGCAGCGAAGCGGGGCATGCCTGA
- the gshB gene encoding glutathione synthase yields MIKLGIVMDPIADINIKKDTSFAMLLEAQRRGYEIHYMEMNDLYLRGGVASARTRLLTVEQNYDGWYQFGSEQEIPLADLNVILMRKDPPFDTEFIYATYILERAEELGTLVVNKPQSLRDCNEKLFTAWFADLTPDTLVTRSQQKLREFWQEHGDIIMKPLDGMGGTSIFRVKQDDPNFSVICEALTHDNTTFCMAQNYLPAIKEGDKRVLVVDGEPVPYCLARIPKSGETRGNLAAGGRGEARPLSESDWEIARKVAPVLKQKGLIFVGLDIIGDRLTEINVTSPTCVREIEAAFPISITGMLMDAIEKRLGK; encoded by the coding sequence ATGATTAAGCTTGGCATAGTGATGGATCCTATTGCGGACATCAATATTAAGAAAGACACCAGTTTTGCAATGCTGCTGGAAGCACAGCGCCGGGGTTATGAAATCCATTATATGGAAATGAATGATCTGTACCTGCGTGGCGGAGTGGCCAGCGCTCGTACCCGCTTGCTCACCGTTGAGCAAAACTACGATGGCTGGTATCAGTTCGGCAGCGAGCAGGAGATCCCGCTGGCTGACCTGAATGTGATTCTGATGCGCAAAGATCCGCCGTTTGATACCGAATTTATTTATGCCACTTACATTCTGGAGCGTGCCGAAGAGCTGGGCACTCTGGTGGTTAATAAACCTCAAAGCCTGCGTGACTGTAACGAAAAACTGTTCACTGCATGGTTTGCTGATTTAACCCCGGATACTCTGGTGACCCGTAGTCAGCAAAAACTACGTGAGTTCTGGCAGGAACACGGCGATATCATTATGAAACCGCTGGATGGTATGGGTGGAACCTCGATTTTCCGTGTAAAGCAGGATGACCCGAATTTTTCGGTAATCTGTGAGGCACTGACTCATGATAATACTACCTTCTGCATGGCTCAGAACTACCTGCCAGCGATCAAAGAAGGTGATAAGCGTGTGCTGGTTGTCGACGGTGAACCAGTGCCTTACTGCCTGGCGAGGATCCCGAAATCAGGCGAAACCCGGGGTAACCTGGCAGCTGGTGGACGTGGCGAAGCCCGCCCGTTAAGCGAAAGTGACTGGGAAATTGCCCGTAAGGTTGCGCCGGTTCTGAAACAAAAAGGTCTGATTTTTGTCGGACTGGATATTATTGGTGACCGCCTTACCGAAATTAATGTCACCAGCCCGACCTGTGTTCGTGAAATTGAGGCCGCGTTCCCAATCTCCATCACCGGAATGCTGATGGACGCGATTGAGAAGCGCCTGGGCAAGTAA
- the rsmE gene encoding 16S rRNA (uracil(1498)-N(3))-methyltransferase → MRIPRIFHPEIIANNSEFQLSEEAANHVGRVLRMTTGQSLELFDGSNQIFSATIVRADKKSVTVQVAEGITDDRESPLYLHLGQVMSRGEKMEFTIQKSIELGVNLITPLISERCGVKLDAERLEKKRQQWQKIAIAACEQSGRNVVPEIRPVMSLNEWCAEQEQGLKLNLHPRASASINTLPLPVSRIRMLIGPEGGLSADEIDMAASQGFTDILLGPRVLRTETAALTVLTALQVRFGDLG, encoded by the coding sequence ATGCGCATACCCCGCATTTTTCACCCGGAAATAATAGCAAATAACAGTGAATTTCAGCTTAGCGAAGAAGCAGCGAACCATGTTGGCCGGGTACTAAGAATGACCACCGGACAGTCACTGGAACTGTTCGATGGCAGTAATCAGATATTTAGTGCCACCATTGTGCGCGCTGATAAAAAAAGCGTTACTGTTCAGGTCGCTGAGGGTATCACCGATGATCGCGAATCACCGTTATATCTTCACCTTGGCCAGGTGATGTCTCGCGGAGAAAAAATGGAGTTTACCATCCAGAAATCGATAGAGCTGGGGGTAAATCTAATCACGCCACTGATTTCGGAACGCTGCGGAGTCAAACTCGATGCAGAAAGACTGGAGAAAAAGCGCCAGCAGTGGCAAAAAATTGCTATAGCGGCCTGTGAGCAGTCAGGCAGAAATGTGGTCCCGGAAATCCGCCCTGTCATGTCGCTGAATGAATGGTGTGCTGAGCAGGAGCAGGGACTGAAACTGAATCTGCATCCACGGGCTTCAGCAAGCATTAATACCTTGCCGCTGCCGGTCAGCCGGATCCGGATGCTGATTGGCCCGGAAGGCGGGCTGAGCGCCGATGAAATCGACATGGCTGCCAGCCAGGGATTCACTGATATCCTGCTGGGCCCGCGAGTGTTACGTACCGAAACAGCCGCCCTGACTGTGCTGACGGCACTGCAGGTAAGATTTGGTGATTTAGGGTAA
- a CDS encoding SprT family zinc-dependent metalloprotease: MKTPRLPIALQQAVMRSLREHLQRANESLKQSYPEPSVLYQQRGTTAGTAWLQQWEIRLNPVLLLENKQPFIDEVVPHELAHLLVWKEFGRVAPHGKEWKWMMETVLGVSASRTHHFSTDTLQKTFAYACHCRQHQLTVRRHNRVIRGETRYSCTHCGSELTRGEFQA; the protein is encoded by the coding sequence ATGAAAACACCTCGTCTGCCCATCGCCCTTCAGCAAGCTGTTATGCGTTCGCTGCGCGAACATTTACAGCGCGCGAATGAAAGCCTGAAACAGTCATATCCTGAACCGTCTGTCCTCTATCAGCAACGGGGAACGACTGCTGGTACAGCCTGGCTGCAACAATGGGAAATTCGCCTTAATCCGGTGCTGTTGCTGGAAAATAAGCAACCCTTTATTGATGAAGTGGTGCCGCATGAACTGGCCCACCTGCTGGTCTGGAAAGAGTTTGGCCGGGTTGCTCCGCACGGTAAAGAGTGGAAATGGATGATGGAAACCGTGCTGGGAGTCAGTGCCAGTCGCACTCATCATTTCAGTACCGATACCCTGCAAAAGACTTTTGCCTATGCCTGTCACTGCCGACAGCATCAGCTAACGGTTCGACGCCATAACCGGGTAATACGTGGCGAAACCCGCTACAGTTGTACCCACTGTGGCAGCGAACTCACCCGTGGTGAGTTTCAGGCCTGA
- a CDS encoding sugar porter family MFS transporter translates to MPGNTNKSRTSNKMMTFFVCFLAALAGLLFGLDIGVIAGALPFIAKDFNVTAHQQEWIVSSMMFGAAVGAVGSGWMSSQLGRKKSLMAGAILFVAGSLCSAFASNPEVLIAARVLLGLAVGIASYTAPLYLSEIAPEKIRGSMISLYQLMITIGILGAYLSDTAFSYAGEWRWMLGVITIPALLLLIGVIFLPNSPRWLAAKGNFQDAQRVLDRLRDTSEQAKRELDEIRESLKIKQTGWALFTSNPNFRRAVYLGVLLQVMQQFTGMNVIMYYAPKIFEIAGFTNTTQQMWGTVIVGGINVLATFIAIGLVDRWGRKPTLILGFIVMAAGMGILGTMLHIGMHSLGQQYFAIAMLLIFIIGFAMSAGPLIWVLCSEIQPLKGRDFGITVSTATNWIANMIVGATFLTLLNSLGNAGTFGLYAALNIVFIILTLVLIPETKGVSLEHIERNLMQGKKLRNIGDKN, encoded by the coding sequence ATGCCTGGCAATACTAATAAAAGCAGAACGTCGAACAAGATGATGACATTTTTTGTCTGCTTCCTTGCGGCACTGGCGGGATTACTGTTTGGTCTGGATATCGGTGTCATTGCCGGCGCCCTGCCTTTCATCGCAAAAGATTTTAATGTGACTGCTCACCAGCAGGAATGGATCGTCAGCTCAATGATGTTTGGTGCGGCAGTAGGTGCCGTCGGCAGTGGCTGGATGTCCTCACAACTGGGGCGTAAAAAAAGCCTGATGGCCGGAGCTATCCTGTTTGTTGCAGGGTCACTCTGCTCCGCCTTTGCCAGCAACCCTGAAGTGCTGATTGCCGCCCGTGTACTGTTGGGTCTGGCTGTTGGTATCGCTTCTTATACTGCACCTCTGTATCTGTCCGAGATTGCCCCGGAAAAAATCCGCGGCAGTATGATTTCACTGTATCAGCTGATGATTACTATCGGGATTCTGGGTGCTTACCTGTCAGATACTGCCTTCAGCTACGCCGGTGAATGGCGCTGGATGCTGGGGGTTATTACTATTCCTGCCCTGTTACTGCTGATCGGGGTTATCTTCCTGCCTAACAGCCCGCGTTGGCTGGCAGCAAAAGGTAACTTCCAGGATGCACAGCGGGTTCTGGACCGTCTGCGTGATACCAGTGAACAAGCGAAACGTGAGCTGGATGAAATCCGTGAAAGTCTGAAGATTAAACAAACTGGCTGGGCACTGTTTACTTCTAACCCTAACTTCCGTCGTGCGGTCTATCTGGGTGTTCTGTTGCAGGTTATGCAGCAGTTTACCGGGATGAACGTAATTATGTACTACGCGCCAAAAATCTTCGAAATCGCCGGGTTTACCAACACCACCCAGCAGATGTGGGGAACAGTAATTGTCGGTGGTATCAACGTCCTGGCAACCTTTATTGCAATCGGACTGGTTGACCGTTGGGGCCGTAAACCTACGCTGATTCTGGGCTTTATCGTAATGGCCGCAGGTATGGGTATTCTGGGAACCATGCTGCATATCGGTATGCATTCGCTGGGTCAGCAATATTTCGCTATCGCCATGCTGCTGATCTTCATCATTGGTTTCGCAATGAGCGCCGGTCCGCTGATTTGGGTACTGTGTTCAGAGATCCAGCCGCTGAAAGGTCGTGATTTTGGTATCACCGTTTCTACGGCCACCAACTGGATTGCCAATATGATTGTCGGCGCGACCTTCCTGACTCTGCTGAACTCTCTGGGTAACGCAGGTACTTTCGGTCTGTACGCTGCACTGAACATAGTATTTATTATCCTGACTCTGGTTCTGATACCTGAAACCAAAGGTGTTTCTCTGGAACACATTGAACGCAACCTGATGCAGGGTAAAAAATTACGCAATATCGGTGATAAGAATTAA
- the metK gene encoding methionine adenosyltransferase, with amino-acid sequence MAKHLFTSESVSEGHPDKIADQISDAVLDAILEQDPKARVACETYVKTGMVLVGGEVTTSAWVDIEDIARKTVRDIGYIHSDMGFDANSCAVLSAIGKQSPDINQGVDRADPLEQGAGDQGLMFGYATNETDVLMPAPLTYAHRLVQRQSEVRKDGSLPWLRPDAKSQVTFQYDDGKIVGIDAVVLSTQHSEDIGQKELQEAVMETIIKPVLPAEWLNSSTKYFINPTGRFVIGGPMGDCGLTGRKIIVDTYGGMARHGGGAFSGKDPSKVDRSAAYAARYVAKNIVAAGLADRCEIQVSYAIGIAEPTSIMVETFGTEKVPTETLTLLVREFFDLRPYGLIQMLDLLHPIYRETAAYGHFGREHFPWEKTDKAAALREAAGL; translated from the coding sequence ATGGCAAAACACCTATTTACATCCGAGTCCGTATCAGAAGGGCATCCCGATAAAATTGCTGATCAGATCTCTGATGCAGTGCTGGATGCCATTCTTGAACAAGATCCGAAAGCACGCGTAGCTTGTGAAACCTATGTGAAAACCGGAATGGTACTGGTAGGTGGTGAAGTGACTACCAGCGCATGGGTCGACATCGAAGACATCGCCCGTAAAACGGTCCGTGATATCGGCTATATCCACTCAGATATGGGCTTTGACGCGAACTCCTGCGCAGTATTAAGCGCTATCGGTAAACAATCGCCGGATATTAATCAGGGTGTTGACCGTGCAGATCCTCTGGAACAGGGTGCCGGAGACCAGGGACTGATGTTTGGTTATGCGACCAACGAAACTGATGTTCTGATGCCTGCACCACTGACTTATGCGCACCGTCTGGTACAGCGCCAGTCTGAAGTACGCAAAGATGGCTCTCTGCCATGGCTGCGTCCGGATGCTAAAAGCCAGGTCACTTTCCAGTATGACGACGGTAAAATCGTTGGTATCGATGCGGTTGTTCTGTCAACCCAGCACTCAGAAGATATTGGTCAGAAAGAACTGCAGGAAGCAGTTATGGAAACCATTATCAAGCCGGTACTGCCTGCAGAATGGCTGAACAGCTCAACCAAATACTTCATTAACCCGACTGGCCGTTTTGTTATCGGCGGACCTATGGGTGACTGTGGTTTAACCGGACGTAAAATCATCGTTGATACCTACGGCGGCATGGCTCGTCATGGTGGCGGTGCATTCTCTGGTAAAGATCCATCTAAAGTTGACCGTTCAGCAGCTTACGCGGCACGTTATGTTGCTAAAAACATCGTTGCTGCCGGTCTGGCTGACCGTTGTGAAATCCAGGTGTCTTACGCTATCGGTATCGCTGAACCAACCTCTATCATGGTTGAAACTTTCGGCACCGAGAAAGTACCTACTGAAACACTGACCCTGCTGGTACGTGAGTTCTTCGATCTGCGTCCATATGGTCTGATTCAGATGCTGGATCTGTTGCACCCAATCTACCGTGAGACTGCTGCCTATGGCCACTTTGGCCGTGAGCATTTCCCATGGGAAAAAACCGACAAAGCTGCCGCGCTGCGCGAAGCTGCCGGACTGTAA
- the speA gene encoding biosynthetic arginine decarboxylase has product MSDDMKTIKGSSAGEHGVLRSMQEVAVNDQEASRMLKTYNIAWWGNNYYDVNELGHISVCPNPDKPEVRVDLAKLVKEREAQGQRLPALFCFPQILQHRLRSINAAFKRARESFGYTGDYFLVYPIKVNQHKRVIESLINSGEPLGLEAGSKAELMAVLAHAGQTRSVIVCNGYKDREYIRLALIGEKLGHKVYLVIEKMTEVRLVLEEAERLNVTPRLGIRARLASQGSGKWQSSGGEKSKFGLSATQVLQLVDIMRNAGRLDSLQLLHFHLGSQMANIRDISTGVRESARFYVELAKLGVNIKCFDVGGGLGVDYEGTRSQSDCSVNYGLNEYANNVIWAIGGACDEHGLEHPTVITESGRAVTAHHTVLVSNIIGVERNEFTTPQAPAEDAPRPIVSMWDTWQEMHEPNVRRSLREWLHDSQMDLSDIHTGYSAGTYDLNQRAWAEQLYLSICHYTRQHLDPSNRAHRPIIDELQERMADKIYVNFSLFQSMPDAWGIDQLFPVLPLEGLNKSPERRAVLLDITCDSDGTIDHYVDGDGIATTMPMPEYDADNPPMLGFFMVGAYQEILGNMHNLFGDTEAVNVYAFDDGSVDVELSDEGDTVADMLQYVQLDPQELLELFHKQVTASVIDEDLRDQFLSEFESGLYGYTYLEDE; this is encoded by the coding sequence ATGTCTGACGACATGAAGACTATTAAGGGTTCGTCAGCAGGCGAACATGGGGTACTGCGTTCAATGCAGGAAGTTGCAGTGAATGATCAGGAAGCCAGCCGGATGTTAAAGACTTATAACATCGCGTGGTGGGGCAATAACTATTATGACGTAAACGAACTCGGTCATATCAGTGTCTGTCCGAATCCTGATAAACCTGAGGTCCGTGTTGACCTGGCAAAACTGGTTAAGGAACGTGAGGCTCAGGGCCAGCGTTTACCGGCGCTGTTCTGCTTCCCGCAAATCCTGCAACACCGTTTGCGTTCAATTAACGCTGCGTTTAAGCGTGCGCGTGAATCCTTCGGTTATACCGGTGATTACTTCCTGGTATATCCCATTAAGGTGAACCAGCATAAGCGGGTTATCGAATCACTGATTAATTCCGGAGAACCGCTGGGTCTGGAAGCGGGTTCCAAAGCTGAACTGATGGCAGTACTGGCGCATGCCGGGCAGACCCGTTCAGTCATTGTCTGTAATGGTTATAAAGACCGTGAATATATTCGCCTGGCACTGATTGGTGAAAAACTGGGTCACAAAGTATATCTGGTTATCGAAAAGATGACTGAGGTAAGGCTGGTTCTGGAAGAAGCTGAACGCCTGAATGTTACTCCGCGTCTGGGGATCCGCGCCCGTCTGGCATCTCAGGGCTCAGGAAAATGGCAGTCGAGTGGTGGTGAAAAATCGAAATTTGGTCTGTCAGCGACCCAGGTATTACAGCTGGTGGACATAATGCGTAATGCCGGTCGTCTGGATAGCCTGCAACTGCTGCACTTCCATCTGGGTTCTCAGATGGCGAATATCCGCGATATTTCGACCGGGGTTCGTGAGTCTGCCCGTTTCTATGTGGAACTGGCAAAACTGGGCGTCAACATCAAATGCTTCGATGTGGGTGGTGGTCTGGGTGTGGATTATGAAGGCACCCGTTCCCAGTCTGACTGTTCAGTGAACTACGGGCTGAATGAATATGCCAATAACGTGATTTGGGCGATTGGTGGTGCCTGTGACGAGCATGGTCTGGAACATCCTACGGTAATTACTGAATCCGGACGTGCGGTGACTGCTCACCATACTGTTCTGGTATCGAATATTATCGGTGTGGAACGTAACGAATTTACCACCCCTCAGGCACCGGCAGAAGATGCCCCACGGCCAATCGTTAGTATGTGGGACACCTGGCAGGAAATGCATGAGCCGAATGTACGTCGCTCGCTGCGTGAATGGCTGCATGACAGCCAGATGGACCTGTCAGATATCCATACCGGTTACTCCGCAGGGACCTATGATCTGAATCAGCGTGCCTGGGCAGAACAGCTCTATCTGAGCATCTGTCACTACACCCGTCAGCACCTGGACCCGAGCAACCGTGCCCACCGGCCAATCATCGATGAATTACAGGAGCGGATGGCAGACAAAATCTATGTAAACTTCTCGCTGTTCCAGTCGATGCCGGATGCCTGGGGGATTGATCAGTTATTCCCGGTACTGCCGCTGGAAGGACTGAACAAATCGCCTGAACGCCGTGCGGTGCTGCTGGATATTACCTGTGATTCAGACGGTACTATCGACCATTATGTGGATGGCGATGGTATTGCGACCACCATGCCGATGCCGGAGTATGATGCGGATAACCCGCCGATGCTGGGCTTCTTTATGGTCGGCGCTTACCAGGAAATTCTTGGTAACATGCATAACCTGTTCGGTGATACAGAAGCGGTGAACGTTTATGCTTTTGATGACGGTTCAGTAGATGTGGAATTGTCAGATGAAGGGGATACTGTCGCGGATATGCTGCAGTATGTTCAGCTGGATCCACAGGAATTGCTGGAGCTGTTCCATAAGCAAGTCACTGCCAGTGTGATCGACGAAGATCTGCGTGACCAGTTCCTGTCCGAATTTGAAAGTGGTTTGTACGGTTACACTTATCTGGAAGATGAGTAA